In the Besnoitia besnoiti strain Bb-Ger1 chromosome XII, whole genome shotgun sequence genome, one interval contains:
- a CDS encoding hypothetical protein (encoded by transcript BESB_024350), translating into MCADTLATCNVATTIHGPSALQVYPKPAADAQAIAPQCTWAETKEFLFLTVQVQSAEDLKVDLQESSLDFKCVSDKKAFAFHLDFPHPIVVEDSKYSVQRNVQFKLVKKEKERWRTLTPGKKLHWLKCDWDKWVDSDDEDAKGMDMGDFDMNSMDFGGMGGMGGMGGMGGLGGLGGMGGLGGMGGMDFGAMDGMDSDDEDDLPDLDEPMEAHDDGAEGEEEAVPKPAAEDAKENGVAETAAQA; encoded by the exons ATGTGTGCAGACACGCTAGCGACTTGTAATGTGGCAACAACGATACACGGGCCGTCCGCCTTGCAGGTGTACCCCAAGCCCGCCGC ggaCGCGCAGGCAATCGCCCCCCAGTGCACCtgggcggagacgaaggagttTTTGTTTCTGACTGTTCAAGTTCAGTCCGCAGAGGATCTGAAGGTCGACCTCCAGGAGTCTTCTCTCGATTTCAAATGCGTCTCTGATAAGAAGGCTTTCGCTTTCCACCTCGACTTCCCTCACCCCATCGTCGTCGAG GACTCGAAGTACAGCGTGCAGCGTAATGTTCAGTTCAAGCTggtgaagaaggagaaagagcgCTGGAGGACGCTGACGCCGGGCAAGAAGCTGCACTGGCTCAAGTGCGACTGGGACAAGTGGGTCGActccgacgacgaggacgcaaAGGGCATGGATATGGGCGACTTCGACATGAACTCGATGGACTTCGGCGGCATGGGGGGAATGGGCGGCATGGGAGGCATGGGCGGTCTCGGGGGCCTCGGAGGCATGGGCGGCCTCGGGGGCATGGGCGGGATGGACTTTGGCGCGATGGACGGCATGGActccgacgacgaggacgacttGCCCGACCTCGACGAGCCGATGGAGGCtcacgacgacggcgcggagggcgaagaggaggcggtgcCGAAGCCAGCCGCTGAGGACGCGAAGGAAAACGGCGTCGCCgagactgcggcgcaggcctaG